The Amblyomma americanum isolate KBUSLIRL-KWMA chromosome 3, ASM5285725v1, whole genome shotgun sequence genome window below encodes:
- the LOC144124723 gene encoding uncharacterized protein LOC144124723 translates to MAGKARVCSHIGALLWKLEMGVQLGITGISCTDKTVAWNRGTKRNVEPALLNSMSFNLKRSTVDRASTQHPRPTRKVKHFASKEELADHIKKSPYGELFNIPGTLLHNTLMTTRREIQQPSQAPASVQRQQATHHSEKVAFQSPKCKERQLNKVEPPVDDFEIILERPLCNLNFGKLLGSERAVDKLSLTMTSAKKIEAATREQGNCAEWFSHRKGRITASLFKDVCRSKRLNCESLMKRILNDNCITSLAVQYGINYEQLAKQRALAAFQTKHTNCRLEDCGLMIHPRYPYLGCSPDGLLVCDCYPPALLEVKCLYSLRHVHPDELIKEGQSKADFCLDSAGVLKAAHKYYYQVQAQLHLNLVGSTVCYLYLHVDQGGALIPVKRDEGFMETHINNLESFFESIMLPRL, encoded by the exons ATGGCTGGAAAAGCACGTGTTTGTAGCCATATTGGTGCCCTGTTGTGGAAGCTAGAAATGGGCGTCCAGCTAGGCATCACTGGCATCTCATGTACCGACAAGACGGTAGCTTGGAATCGGGGTACAAAGAGAAATGTTGAGCCGGCCCTTCTCAATTCCATGTCCTTCAATCTTAAGAGGTCAACGGTGGACCGCGCAAGCACGCAGCACCCAAGGCCGACCCGAAAGGTCAAGCATTTTGCAAGCAAAGAAGAACTCGCAGACCACATCAAGAAGTCACCTTATGGCGAGCTCTTCAATATTCCTG GCACCCTTCTCCACAACACATTGATGACGACGAGAAGGGAGATCCAGCAACCTTCTCAGGCACCAGCAAGTGTCCAGAGGCAACAAGCGACACATCACTCAGAGAAG GTTGCCTTCCAGTCACCGAAGTGCAAAGAAAGGCAGCTGAACAAAGTGGAGCCACCAGTGGACGACTTCGAGATTATTCTCGAAAGACCTCTGTGCAACCTCAACTTCGGAAAGCTGCTTGGAAGTGAGCGAGCAGTGGATAAGCTCAGCCTTACCATGACctctgcaaaaaaaattgaagctgccACAAGGGAGCAAGGAAACTGTGCCGAGTGGTTTTCCCACCGCAAGGGCAGGATAACTGCTTCATTGTTCAAAGATGTTTGCCGTTCCAAACGATTGAATTGCGAGTCATTAATGAAGAGAATACTTAATGACAACTGCATTACCAGCCTTGCCGTGCAGTATGGCATAAATTATGAGCAGTTAGCGAAACAGCgtgctcttgctgcttttcaaACAAAGCATACAAATTGCAGACTCGAAGATTGCGGTTTGATGATTCATCCAAGGTATCCGTATCTTGGGTGTAGTCCAGACGGTTTGCTTGTCTGCGATTGCTACCCCCCAGCACTTTTAGAGGTTAAATGCCTATATAGCTTGCGGCATGTACATCCGGACGAATTAATTAAGGAGGGGCAGAGCAAGGCAGATTTTTGCTTAGATTCTGCAGGTGTACTAAAGGCAGCACATAAATACTACTACCAAGTTCAGGCACAGCTGCACCTGAACCTGGTAGGGAGCACTGTTTGCTACCTGTACTTGCATGTAGACCAAGGGGGAGCATTGATTCCAGTCAAGAGAGATGAAGGATTCATGGAAACCCACATTAATAATCTTGAAAGCTTTTTTGAGAGCATAATGTTGCCTAGGCTGTGA
- the LOC144124721 gene encoding uncharacterized protein LOC144124721 isoform X1 produces the protein MFMLHRFLVDLELNRQWTSLVNRKDFAPTTNSRVCSLHFVDGKRTEQNPLPMLNLGYERKVIHGRRCLMRDDRGPPPVKRKRQESPSDESEASDAVQQTPPHNVVCIGHHSVSLPFSHGVSVSMHALIILLLLKLNCSHLLHFLSQVISNVQDVFATSNKLDQVSLKTDAASSRLDASFEETTMAADQQNSSLSREETEMKVEKKDNSTQWELEEPVPDHTYADTNDSSNTPLTMRSIHFQYLTPQDVHFYTGLPFDAFNKLILLLRANGTKVGGILGLEQQLLLTLMRLRLGLLCGDLARRFSISIATVSTIFSSMMSTLAKVMEDIVVWLPRSVVYDSMPYTFVKNGYDRTTCIFDCTEAWLQRPKKLMARAQSYSAYKGSNTIKFLTVIAPNGLIMFVSDVYGGRASDKYIVRTCGVEDYLLPGDEIMADRGFKLEPHLEAQGIRMNVPAFTRGKSQLSEKEVTKTRRIASLRIHVERAINRIKTYRIFKQALPIKSRKHINTIVFVCAGLCNLKGPLIKEQQEQ, from the exons ATGTTCATGTTGCACCGATTTCTCGTCGACCTCGAGTTGAATCGTCAGTGGACGTCGCTGGTTAACAGAAAGGACTTTGCCCCGACTACAAACTCGCGCGTCTGTTCTCTGCATTTCGTCGATGGCAAGCGAACGGAGCAAAACCCACTGCCCATGCTGAATCTCGGCTACGAGCGAAAG GTCATCCACGGCCGCAGATGCCTGATGCGCGATGACCGTGGTCCACCACCTGTCAAACGAAAG AGACAAGAAAGCCCAAGTGACGAGTCCGAAGCATCTGATGCAGTTCAGCAGACGCCACCGCAcaat GTTGTTTGTATCGGACATCACTCGGTCAGCCTGCCTTTCAGCCACGGAGTGAGTGTAAGTATGCATGCTCTCATCATTCTTTTGTTGCTGAAGCTAAATTGCAGCCATCTGTTGCACTTTCTTTCACAGGTTATCAGTAATGTTCAAGATGTATTTGCAACCAGCAACAAACTAGAT caggtctcattgaaaactgatgCTGCTTCGTCTCGCCTAGACGCTAGCTTTGAAGAAACAACT ATGGCCGCTGACCAACAAAACAGCAGTTTGTCAAGGGAGGAAACAGAAATGAAG GTGGAGAAGAAAGACAACTCTACACAGTGGGAATTGGAGGAACCAGTCCCAGACCACACATATGCAGACACAAATGACAGTTCAAACACTCCTCTTACAATGAGAAGCATTCACTTTCAGTACTTAACACCACAAGATGTACACTTCTACACTGGCCTCCCGTTTGATGCTTTTAATAAGCTCATTCTTTTACTGAGGGCCAATGGCACAAAAGTAGGGGGAATATTAGGTTTAGAACAACAGCTGTTGCTCACACTTATGAGACTAAGACTTGGGCTCCTCTGTGGGGACCTTGCAAGAAGATTCAGCATTTCAATTGCGACAGTGTCAACAATATTCTCAAGTATGATGTCCACCTTAGCTAAAGTAATGGAAGACATAGTGGTGTGGCTGCCTCGGTCAGTAGTTTATGACAGTATGCCGTACACCTTTGTCAAGAATGGCTACGACCGCACAACATGCATATTTGACTGCACAGAGGCGTGGTTGCAAAGACCCAAGAAATTAATGGCAAGGGCACAGAGCTACAGCGCATACAAAGGGTCAAATACTATCAAGTTTTTGACAGTCATAGCGCCCAACGGGCTAATCATGTTTGTATCAGATGTATATGGTGGAAGAGCCTCCGATAAATACATAGTTCGGACATGTGGTGTGGAGGACTATTTACTCCCAGGCGACGAAATTATGGCAGATCGTGGATTCAAGCTTGAGCCACATCTTGAAGCACAAGGAATCCGCATGAATGTACCGGCCTTCACCAGAG GAAAGAGTCAACTGTCTGAAAAAGAAGTGACAAAAACCAGGCGAATCGCTTCACTGCGCATCCATGTGGAACGCGCTATCAATCGGATAAAGACTTATCGAATTTTTAAGCAGGCTTTGCCTATCAAGTCAAGGAAGCATATCAACACGATTGTTTTCGTTTGTGCTGGCCTATGCAATCTGAAGGGCCCTCTGATCAAAGAGCAGCAAGAACAATAA
- the LOC144124721 gene encoding uncharacterized protein LOC144124721 isoform X6, which translates to MFMLHRFLVDLELNRQWTSLVNRKDFAPTTNSRVCSLHFVDGKRTEQNPLPMLNLGYERKVIHGRRCLMRDDRGPPPVKRKRQESPSDESEASDAVQQTPPHNVVCIGHHSVSLPFSHGVSVSLKTDAASSRLDASFEETTMAADQQNSSLSREETEMKVEKKDNSTQWELEEPVPDHTYADTNDSSNTPLTMRSIHFQYLTPQDVHFYTGLPFDAFNKLILLLRANGTKVGGILGLEQQLLLTLMRLRLGLLCGDLARRFSISIATVSTIFSSMMSTLAKVMEDIVVWLPRSVVYDSMPYTFVKNGYDRTTCIFDCTEAWLQRPKKLMARAQSYSAYKGSNTIKFLTVIAPNGLIMFVSDVYGGRASDKYIVRTCGVEDYLLPGDEIMADRGFKLEPHLEAQGIRMNVPAFTRGKSQLSEKEVTKTRRIASLRIHVERAINRIKTYRIFKQALPIKSRKHINTIVFVCAGLCNLKGPLIKEQQEQ; encoded by the exons ATGTTCATGTTGCACCGATTTCTCGTCGACCTCGAGTTGAATCGTCAGTGGACGTCGCTGGTTAACAGAAAGGACTTTGCCCCGACTACAAACTCGCGCGTCTGTTCTCTGCATTTCGTCGATGGCAAGCGAACGGAGCAAAACCCACTGCCCATGCTGAATCTCGGCTACGAGCGAAAG GTCATCCACGGCCGCAGATGCCTGATGCGCGATGACCGTGGTCCACCACCTGTCAAACGAAAG AGACAAGAAAGCCCAAGTGACGAGTCCGAAGCATCTGATGCAGTTCAGCAGACGCCACCGCAcaat GTTGTTTGTATCGGACATCACTCGGTCAGCCTGCCTTTCAGCCACGGAGTGAGT gtctcattgaaaactgatgCTGCTTCGTCTCGCCTAGACGCTAGCTTTGAAGAAACAACT ATGGCCGCTGACCAACAAAACAGCAGTTTGTCAAGGGAGGAAACAGAAATGAAG GTGGAGAAGAAAGACAACTCTACACAGTGGGAATTGGAGGAACCAGTCCCAGACCACACATATGCAGACACAAATGACAGTTCAAACACTCCTCTTACAATGAGAAGCATTCACTTTCAGTACTTAACACCACAAGATGTACACTTCTACACTGGCCTCCCGTTTGATGCTTTTAATAAGCTCATTCTTTTACTGAGGGCCAATGGCACAAAAGTAGGGGGAATATTAGGTTTAGAACAACAGCTGTTGCTCACACTTATGAGACTAAGACTTGGGCTCCTCTGTGGGGACCTTGCAAGAAGATTCAGCATTTCAATTGCGACAGTGTCAACAATATTCTCAAGTATGATGTCCACCTTAGCTAAAGTAATGGAAGACATAGTGGTGTGGCTGCCTCGGTCAGTAGTTTATGACAGTATGCCGTACACCTTTGTCAAGAATGGCTACGACCGCACAACATGCATATTTGACTGCACAGAGGCGTGGTTGCAAAGACCCAAGAAATTAATGGCAAGGGCACAGAGCTACAGCGCATACAAAGGGTCAAATACTATCAAGTTTTTGACAGTCATAGCGCCCAACGGGCTAATCATGTTTGTATCAGATGTATATGGTGGAAGAGCCTCCGATAAATACATAGTTCGGACATGTGGTGTGGAGGACTATTTACTCCCAGGCGACGAAATTATGGCAGATCGTGGATTCAAGCTTGAGCCACATCTTGAAGCACAAGGAATCCGCATGAATGTACCGGCCTTCACCAGAG GAAAGAGTCAACTGTCTGAAAAAGAAGTGACAAAAACCAGGCGAATCGCTTCACTGCGCATCCATGTGGAACGCGCTATCAATCGGATAAAGACTTATCGAATTTTTAAGCAGGCTTTGCCTATCAAGTCAAGGAAGCATATCAACACGATTGTTTTCGTTTGTGCTGGCCTATGCAATCTGAAGGGCCCTCTGATCAAAGAGCAGCAAGAACAATAA
- the LOC144124721 gene encoding uncharacterized protein LOC144124721 isoform X5 yields the protein MFMLHRFLVDLELNRQWTSLVNRKDFAPTTNSRVCSLHFVDGKRTEQNPLPMLNLGYERKVIHGRRCLMRDDRGPPPVKRKRQESPSDESEASDAVQQTPPHNVVCIGHHSVSLPFSHGVSQVSLKTDAASSRLDASFEETTMAADQQNSSLSREETEMKVEKKDNSTQWELEEPVPDHTYADTNDSSNTPLTMRSIHFQYLTPQDVHFYTGLPFDAFNKLILLLRANGTKVGGILGLEQQLLLTLMRLRLGLLCGDLARRFSISIATVSTIFSSMMSTLAKVMEDIVVWLPRSVVYDSMPYTFVKNGYDRTTCIFDCTEAWLQRPKKLMARAQSYSAYKGSNTIKFLTVIAPNGLIMFVSDVYGGRASDKYIVRTCGVEDYLLPGDEIMADRGFKLEPHLEAQGIRMNVPAFTRGKSQLSEKEVTKTRRIASLRIHVERAINRIKTYRIFKQALPIKSRKHINTIVFVCAGLCNLKGPLIKEQQEQ from the exons ATGTTCATGTTGCACCGATTTCTCGTCGACCTCGAGTTGAATCGTCAGTGGACGTCGCTGGTTAACAGAAAGGACTTTGCCCCGACTACAAACTCGCGCGTCTGTTCTCTGCATTTCGTCGATGGCAAGCGAACGGAGCAAAACCCACTGCCCATGCTGAATCTCGGCTACGAGCGAAAG GTCATCCACGGCCGCAGATGCCTGATGCGCGATGACCGTGGTCCACCACCTGTCAAACGAAAG AGACAAGAAAGCCCAAGTGACGAGTCCGAAGCATCTGATGCAGTTCAGCAGACGCCACCGCAcaat GTTGTTTGTATCGGACATCACTCGGTCAGCCTGCCTTTCAGCCACGGAGTGAGT caggtctcattgaaaactgatgCTGCTTCGTCTCGCCTAGACGCTAGCTTTGAAGAAACAACT ATGGCCGCTGACCAACAAAACAGCAGTTTGTCAAGGGAGGAAACAGAAATGAAG GTGGAGAAGAAAGACAACTCTACACAGTGGGAATTGGAGGAACCAGTCCCAGACCACACATATGCAGACACAAATGACAGTTCAAACACTCCTCTTACAATGAGAAGCATTCACTTTCAGTACTTAACACCACAAGATGTACACTTCTACACTGGCCTCCCGTTTGATGCTTTTAATAAGCTCATTCTTTTACTGAGGGCCAATGGCACAAAAGTAGGGGGAATATTAGGTTTAGAACAACAGCTGTTGCTCACACTTATGAGACTAAGACTTGGGCTCCTCTGTGGGGACCTTGCAAGAAGATTCAGCATTTCAATTGCGACAGTGTCAACAATATTCTCAAGTATGATGTCCACCTTAGCTAAAGTAATGGAAGACATAGTGGTGTGGCTGCCTCGGTCAGTAGTTTATGACAGTATGCCGTACACCTTTGTCAAGAATGGCTACGACCGCACAACATGCATATTTGACTGCACAGAGGCGTGGTTGCAAAGACCCAAGAAATTAATGGCAAGGGCACAGAGCTACAGCGCATACAAAGGGTCAAATACTATCAAGTTTTTGACAGTCATAGCGCCCAACGGGCTAATCATGTTTGTATCAGATGTATATGGTGGAAGAGCCTCCGATAAATACATAGTTCGGACATGTGGTGTGGAGGACTATTTACTCCCAGGCGACGAAATTATGGCAGATCGTGGATTCAAGCTTGAGCCACATCTTGAAGCACAAGGAATCCGCATGAATGTACCGGCCTTCACCAGAG GAAAGAGTCAACTGTCTGAAAAAGAAGTGACAAAAACCAGGCGAATCGCTTCACTGCGCATCCATGTGGAACGCGCTATCAATCGGATAAAGACTTATCGAATTTTTAAGCAGGCTTTGCCTATCAAGTCAAGGAAGCATATCAACACGATTGTTTTCGTTTGTGCTGGCCTATGCAATCTGAAGGGCCCTCTGATCAAAGAGCAGCAAGAACAATAA
- the LOC144124721 gene encoding uncharacterized protein LOC144124721 isoform X4 yields the protein MFMLHRFLVDLELNRQWTSLVNRKDFAPTTNSRVCSLHFVDGKRTEQNPLPMLNLGYERKVIHGRRCLMRDDRGPPPVKRKRQESPSDESEASDAVQQTPPHNVVCIGHHSVSLPFSHGVSVISNVQDVFATSNKLDVSLKTDAASSRLDASFEETTMAADQQNSSLSREETEMKVEKKDNSTQWELEEPVPDHTYADTNDSSNTPLTMRSIHFQYLTPQDVHFYTGLPFDAFNKLILLLRANGTKVGGILGLEQQLLLTLMRLRLGLLCGDLARRFSISIATVSTIFSSMMSTLAKVMEDIVVWLPRSVVYDSMPYTFVKNGYDRTTCIFDCTEAWLQRPKKLMARAQSYSAYKGSNTIKFLTVIAPNGLIMFVSDVYGGRASDKYIVRTCGVEDYLLPGDEIMADRGFKLEPHLEAQGIRMNVPAFTRGKSQLSEKEVTKTRRIASLRIHVERAINRIKTYRIFKQALPIKSRKHINTIVFVCAGLCNLKGPLIKEQQEQ from the exons ATGTTCATGTTGCACCGATTTCTCGTCGACCTCGAGTTGAATCGTCAGTGGACGTCGCTGGTTAACAGAAAGGACTTTGCCCCGACTACAAACTCGCGCGTCTGTTCTCTGCATTTCGTCGATGGCAAGCGAACGGAGCAAAACCCACTGCCCATGCTGAATCTCGGCTACGAGCGAAAG GTCATCCACGGCCGCAGATGCCTGATGCGCGATGACCGTGGTCCACCACCTGTCAAACGAAAG AGACAAGAAAGCCCAAGTGACGAGTCCGAAGCATCTGATGCAGTTCAGCAGACGCCACCGCAcaat GTTGTTTGTATCGGACATCACTCGGTCAGCCTGCCTTTCAGCCACGGAGTGAGT GTTATCAGTAATGTTCAAGATGTATTTGCAACCAGCAACAAACTAGAT gtctcattgaaaactgatgCTGCTTCGTCTCGCCTAGACGCTAGCTTTGAAGAAACAACT ATGGCCGCTGACCAACAAAACAGCAGTTTGTCAAGGGAGGAAACAGAAATGAAG GTGGAGAAGAAAGACAACTCTACACAGTGGGAATTGGAGGAACCAGTCCCAGACCACACATATGCAGACACAAATGACAGTTCAAACACTCCTCTTACAATGAGAAGCATTCACTTTCAGTACTTAACACCACAAGATGTACACTTCTACACTGGCCTCCCGTTTGATGCTTTTAATAAGCTCATTCTTTTACTGAGGGCCAATGGCACAAAAGTAGGGGGAATATTAGGTTTAGAACAACAGCTGTTGCTCACACTTATGAGACTAAGACTTGGGCTCCTCTGTGGGGACCTTGCAAGAAGATTCAGCATTTCAATTGCGACAGTGTCAACAATATTCTCAAGTATGATGTCCACCTTAGCTAAAGTAATGGAAGACATAGTGGTGTGGCTGCCTCGGTCAGTAGTTTATGACAGTATGCCGTACACCTTTGTCAAGAATGGCTACGACCGCACAACATGCATATTTGACTGCACAGAGGCGTGGTTGCAAAGACCCAAGAAATTAATGGCAAGGGCACAGAGCTACAGCGCATACAAAGGGTCAAATACTATCAAGTTTTTGACAGTCATAGCGCCCAACGGGCTAATCATGTTTGTATCAGATGTATATGGTGGAAGAGCCTCCGATAAATACATAGTTCGGACATGTGGTGTGGAGGACTATTTACTCCCAGGCGACGAAATTATGGCAGATCGTGGATTCAAGCTTGAGCCACATCTTGAAGCACAAGGAATCCGCATGAATGTACCGGCCTTCACCAGAG GAAAGAGTCAACTGTCTGAAAAAGAAGTGACAAAAACCAGGCGAATCGCTTCACTGCGCATCCATGTGGAACGCGCTATCAATCGGATAAAGACTTATCGAATTTTTAAGCAGGCTTTGCCTATCAAGTCAAGGAAGCATATCAACACGATTGTTTTCGTTTGTGCTGGCCTATGCAATCTGAAGGGCCCTCTGATCAAAGAGCAGCAAGAACAATAA
- the LOC144124721 gene encoding uncharacterized protein LOC144124721 isoform X3 translates to MFMLHRFLVDLELNRQWTSLVNRKDFAPTTNSRVCSLHFVDGKRTEQNPLPMLNLGYERKVIHGRRCLMRDDRGPPPVKRKRQESPSDESEASDAVQQTPPHNVVCIGHHSVSLPFSHGVSVISNVQDVFATSNKLDQVSLKTDAASSRLDASFEETTMAADQQNSSLSREETEMKVEKKDNSTQWELEEPVPDHTYADTNDSSNTPLTMRSIHFQYLTPQDVHFYTGLPFDAFNKLILLLRANGTKVGGILGLEQQLLLTLMRLRLGLLCGDLARRFSISIATVSTIFSSMMSTLAKVMEDIVVWLPRSVVYDSMPYTFVKNGYDRTTCIFDCTEAWLQRPKKLMARAQSYSAYKGSNTIKFLTVIAPNGLIMFVSDVYGGRASDKYIVRTCGVEDYLLPGDEIMADRGFKLEPHLEAQGIRMNVPAFTRGKSQLSEKEVTKTRRIASLRIHVERAINRIKTYRIFKQALPIKSRKHINTIVFVCAGLCNLKGPLIKEQQEQ, encoded by the exons ATGTTCATGTTGCACCGATTTCTCGTCGACCTCGAGTTGAATCGTCAGTGGACGTCGCTGGTTAACAGAAAGGACTTTGCCCCGACTACAAACTCGCGCGTCTGTTCTCTGCATTTCGTCGATGGCAAGCGAACGGAGCAAAACCCACTGCCCATGCTGAATCTCGGCTACGAGCGAAAG GTCATCCACGGCCGCAGATGCCTGATGCGCGATGACCGTGGTCCACCACCTGTCAAACGAAAG AGACAAGAAAGCCCAAGTGACGAGTCCGAAGCATCTGATGCAGTTCAGCAGACGCCACCGCAcaat GTTGTTTGTATCGGACATCACTCGGTCAGCCTGCCTTTCAGCCACGGAGTGAGT GTTATCAGTAATGTTCAAGATGTATTTGCAACCAGCAACAAACTAGAT caggtctcattgaaaactgatgCTGCTTCGTCTCGCCTAGACGCTAGCTTTGAAGAAACAACT ATGGCCGCTGACCAACAAAACAGCAGTTTGTCAAGGGAGGAAACAGAAATGAAG GTGGAGAAGAAAGACAACTCTACACAGTGGGAATTGGAGGAACCAGTCCCAGACCACACATATGCAGACACAAATGACAGTTCAAACACTCCTCTTACAATGAGAAGCATTCACTTTCAGTACTTAACACCACAAGATGTACACTTCTACACTGGCCTCCCGTTTGATGCTTTTAATAAGCTCATTCTTTTACTGAGGGCCAATGGCACAAAAGTAGGGGGAATATTAGGTTTAGAACAACAGCTGTTGCTCACACTTATGAGACTAAGACTTGGGCTCCTCTGTGGGGACCTTGCAAGAAGATTCAGCATTTCAATTGCGACAGTGTCAACAATATTCTCAAGTATGATGTCCACCTTAGCTAAAGTAATGGAAGACATAGTGGTGTGGCTGCCTCGGTCAGTAGTTTATGACAGTATGCCGTACACCTTTGTCAAGAATGGCTACGACCGCACAACATGCATATTTGACTGCACAGAGGCGTGGTTGCAAAGACCCAAGAAATTAATGGCAAGGGCACAGAGCTACAGCGCATACAAAGGGTCAAATACTATCAAGTTTTTGACAGTCATAGCGCCCAACGGGCTAATCATGTTTGTATCAGATGTATATGGTGGAAGAGCCTCCGATAAATACATAGTTCGGACATGTGGTGTGGAGGACTATTTACTCCCAGGCGACGAAATTATGGCAGATCGTGGATTCAAGCTTGAGCCACATCTTGAAGCACAAGGAATCCGCATGAATGTACCGGCCTTCACCAGAG GAAAGAGTCAACTGTCTGAAAAAGAAGTGACAAAAACCAGGCGAATCGCTTCACTGCGCATCCATGTGGAACGCGCTATCAATCGGATAAAGACTTATCGAATTTTTAAGCAGGCTTTGCCTATCAAGTCAAGGAAGCATATCAACACGATTGTTTTCGTTTGTGCTGGCCTATGCAATCTGAAGGGCCCTCTGATCAAAGAGCAGCAAGAACAATAA
- the LOC144124721 gene encoding uncharacterized protein LOC144124721 isoform X2, which produces MFMLHRFLVDLELNRQWTSLVNRKDFAPTTNSRVCSLHFVDGKRTEQNPLPMLNLGYERKVIHGRRCLMRDDRGPPPVKRKRQESPSDESEASDAVQQTPPHNVVCIGHHSVSLPFSHGVSVSMHALIILLLLKLNCSHLLHFLSQVISNVQDVFATSNKLDVSLKTDAASSRLDASFEETTMAADQQNSSLSREETEMKVEKKDNSTQWELEEPVPDHTYADTNDSSNTPLTMRSIHFQYLTPQDVHFYTGLPFDAFNKLILLLRANGTKVGGILGLEQQLLLTLMRLRLGLLCGDLARRFSISIATVSTIFSSMMSTLAKVMEDIVVWLPRSVVYDSMPYTFVKNGYDRTTCIFDCTEAWLQRPKKLMARAQSYSAYKGSNTIKFLTVIAPNGLIMFVSDVYGGRASDKYIVRTCGVEDYLLPGDEIMADRGFKLEPHLEAQGIRMNVPAFTRGKSQLSEKEVTKTRRIASLRIHVERAINRIKTYRIFKQALPIKSRKHINTIVFVCAGLCNLKGPLIKEQQEQ; this is translated from the exons ATGTTCATGTTGCACCGATTTCTCGTCGACCTCGAGTTGAATCGTCAGTGGACGTCGCTGGTTAACAGAAAGGACTTTGCCCCGACTACAAACTCGCGCGTCTGTTCTCTGCATTTCGTCGATGGCAAGCGAACGGAGCAAAACCCACTGCCCATGCTGAATCTCGGCTACGAGCGAAAG GTCATCCACGGCCGCAGATGCCTGATGCGCGATGACCGTGGTCCACCACCTGTCAAACGAAAG AGACAAGAAAGCCCAAGTGACGAGTCCGAAGCATCTGATGCAGTTCAGCAGACGCCACCGCAcaat GTTGTTTGTATCGGACATCACTCGGTCAGCCTGCCTTTCAGCCACGGAGTGAGTGTAAGTATGCATGCTCTCATCATTCTTTTGTTGCTGAAGCTAAATTGCAGCCATCTGTTGCACTTTCTTTCACAGGTTATCAGTAATGTTCAAGATGTATTTGCAACCAGCAACAAACTAGAT gtctcattgaaaactgatgCTGCTTCGTCTCGCCTAGACGCTAGCTTTGAAGAAACAACT ATGGCCGCTGACCAACAAAACAGCAGTTTGTCAAGGGAGGAAACAGAAATGAAG GTGGAGAAGAAAGACAACTCTACACAGTGGGAATTGGAGGAACCAGTCCCAGACCACACATATGCAGACACAAATGACAGTTCAAACACTCCTCTTACAATGAGAAGCATTCACTTTCAGTACTTAACACCACAAGATGTACACTTCTACACTGGCCTCCCGTTTGATGCTTTTAATAAGCTCATTCTTTTACTGAGGGCCAATGGCACAAAAGTAGGGGGAATATTAGGTTTAGAACAACAGCTGTTGCTCACACTTATGAGACTAAGACTTGGGCTCCTCTGTGGGGACCTTGCAAGAAGATTCAGCATTTCAATTGCGACAGTGTCAACAATATTCTCAAGTATGATGTCCACCTTAGCTAAAGTAATGGAAGACATAGTGGTGTGGCTGCCTCGGTCAGTAGTTTATGACAGTATGCCGTACACCTTTGTCAAGAATGGCTACGACCGCACAACATGCATATTTGACTGCACAGAGGCGTGGTTGCAAAGACCCAAGAAATTAATGGCAAGGGCACAGAGCTACAGCGCATACAAAGGGTCAAATACTATCAAGTTTTTGACAGTCATAGCGCCCAACGGGCTAATCATGTTTGTATCAGATGTATATGGTGGAAGAGCCTCCGATAAATACATAGTTCGGACATGTGGTGTGGAGGACTATTTACTCCCAGGCGACGAAATTATGGCAGATCGTGGATTCAAGCTTGAGCCACATCTTGAAGCACAAGGAATCCGCATGAATGTACCGGCCTTCACCAGAG GAAAGAGTCAACTGTCTGAAAAAGAAGTGACAAAAACCAGGCGAATCGCTTCACTGCGCATCCATGTGGAACGCGCTATCAATCGGATAAAGACTTATCGAATTTTTAAGCAGGCTTTGCCTATCAAGTCAAGGAAGCATATCAACACGATTGTTTTCGTTTGTGCTGGCCTATGCAATCTGAAGGGCCCTCTGATCAAAGAGCAGCAAGAACAATAA